In Hypanus sabinus isolate sHypSab1 chromosome 30, sHypSab1.hap1, whole genome shotgun sequence, one DNA window encodes the following:
- the zgc:91910 gene encoding zinc finger protein 706-like: MARGQQKIQAQQKNAKRQAEKKKGGSDQKAAAKAALVHTCPVCKTQMPDPKTFKQHFESKHPKSPLPPELVDVQA; the protein is encoded by the exons ATGGCTCGTGGACAGCAGAAGATCCAGGCCCAGCAGAAGAATGCCAAGAGACAAGCTGAAAAGAAGAAAGGGGGATCTGATCAGAAGGCAGCAGCAAAGGCAGCACTTGTGCACACATGTCCAGTCTGCAAG acaCAGATGCCAGATCCTAAAACCTTCAAACAGCATTTTGAGAGTAAACATCCCAAGTCTCCTTTGCCCCCTGAGCTGGTAGATGTACAGGCATAA